Proteins encoded together in one Zonotrichia leucophrys gambelii isolate GWCS_2022_RI chromosome 1, RI_Zleu_2.0, whole genome shotgun sequence window:
- the ATP5PO gene encoding ATP synthase subunit O, mitochondrial, with product MAAAAGLVLKVRQLSTTAARPATKLVKPPIQVYGLEGRYATALYSAASKQKKLEQVEKELTRVWSLLKDPKLSSVVMNPHTKSSVKQKAVNEALAREKMTPITVNLMNLLAENGRLRYTPGIVSAFGKIMSAVRGEVVCTVTTAQPLDEANLSELKSALNGFLAKGEVLKLETKTDPAILGGMIVNIGEKYVDMSTRSKIQKLTKIMRETV from the exons atggcggcggcagcggggctCGTCTTGAAG GTGCGGCAGCTGAGCACGACGGCGGCGAGACCGGCGACCAAGCTGGTCAAG CCGCCCATCCAGGTGTACGGGCTGGAGGGACGCTATGCCACCGCCCTCTACTCGGCTGCCAGCAAGCAGAAgaagctggagcaggtggagaaggagctgaCCCGGGTGTGG AGCCTCCTGAAGGACCCCAAGCTGTCCAGTGTGGTGATGAACCCTCACACCAAGAGCTCCGTGAAACAAAAAGCCGTGAACGAAGCCCTGGCAAGAGAGAAGATGACCCCAATCACCGTCAACCTGATGA ATCTGCTGGCTGAGAACGGCCGCCTGCGTTACACCCCGGGCATCGTCTCTGCCTTCGGGAAGATCATGAGCGCCGTCCGAGGGGAGGTGGTGTGCACGGTCACCACGGCCCAG CCCTTGGATGAGGCTAACCTCAGTGAACTGAAAAGTGCTCTGAATGGGTTCTTGGCCAAAGGAGAGGTGTTGAAACTGGAGACTAAG ACTGACCCAGCAATCCTTGGTGGCATGATTGTCAATATTGGGGAGAAGTACGTGGACATGTCAACAAGGTCCAAGATCCAGAAACTCACCAAAATAATGAGAGAGACTGTCTAG